The Sorangiineae bacterium MSr11367 genome window below encodes:
- a CDS encoding TonB-dependent receptor: protein MTNREIEERGTTDVVGALSWVPGVQPQLEYGGFTSMTIRGFGDYTTLVDGFRDARFQLVGSAPTGNTAGIDRIEVLKGPASALYGYGGVGGVVNFLHKQPSRRFGYEGSLSLGGPTLLRRATMGVTGPLGDSLAFRADAGIVDDDNFRRARSSNANVTAALEWRPAERHRVLLRVSYQKIHFSTDTGLPTEQGSVPDGIPLDRRFNTPWDYLDGSFYDTQLEYSYAPVDHAKWVVRLGFSHNPYEYKSAETLSVGVDRTVNRQWFALGHEWNQLSLQLEGHWRGKVIVPHRALVGYDFGYTLSHHPRFALDQTDLAPLPFRDALDPQGDYATNKVGRRTQHQITHGLFAYDTMQLVNGVKLAVSGRLDRWGYDTETKTYATPERAASETSADRDAFAATFRTGLVLQPSTWLTFYGVAGTAFTPVRTVPTDGRTLDPERGRQYELGARVDAFDRRVHFDFAAYNLKKTHVVVSRHAGEYDQAGSQTSRGIEASLTAEPIEPLSLRIGYAYTLARYDRYVTPDADFAGKTPAYVPDHSLTAWGTYRFPWGLGAGAGVRVVGDQWANVENTVPMPAYALVSAAGYYKVGQFEFAVNVDNIFGAERYFVSAINGTQVTPGAPRTVLFTLRIKS from the coding sequence GTGACGAATCGTGAAATCGAGGAGCGCGGCACCACCGACGTCGTGGGGGCACTCTCGTGGGTCCCCGGGGTCCAGCCGCAGCTCGAATATGGCGGTTTCACATCCATGACCATCCGCGGATTCGGCGACTATACGACCCTCGTCGACGGCTTTCGTGATGCGCGCTTTCAACTCGTGGGTTCCGCTCCGACCGGTAATACGGCGGGCATCGATCGCATCGAAGTTCTGAAGGGGCCCGCGTCGGCGCTTTATGGCTATGGGGGTGTCGGTGGGGTGGTCAATTTCCTCCACAAACAGCCCTCGCGGCGTTTCGGTTACGAAGGATCGCTTTCGCTCGGCGGCCCCACGCTACTGCGCCGCGCGACCATGGGCGTGACCGGCCCGTTGGGCGACAGCCTCGCGTTTCGCGCCGATGCGGGCATCGTCGACGACGACAACTTTCGCCGAGCTCGTTCGTCCAATGCCAACGTCACCGCGGCCCTGGAATGGCGCCCCGCGGAACGGCACCGCGTCCTGCTCCGCGTCAGCTACCAGAAGATTCATTTCTCGACCGACACGGGCCTCCCGACCGAGCAGGGATCGGTGCCCGATGGTATCCCGCTCGATCGGCGTTTCAATACGCCCTGGGACTACCTCGACGGATCGTTCTACGACACGCAGCTCGAATATTCGTACGCGCCGGTCGACCACGCCAAATGGGTCGTGCGCCTCGGTTTTAGCCACAATCCGTACGAATACAAATCCGCCGAAACCCTATCGGTTGGCGTCGATCGAACGGTAAATCGGCAATGGTTCGCGCTCGGTCACGAGTGGAACCAGCTATCCCTCCAGCTCGAAGGCCATTGGCGTGGAAAGGTCATTGTGCCGCATCGGGCACTGGTCGGGTACGACTTCGGATATACCCTTTCGCACCATCCCCGCTTTGCGCTCGACCAAACCGATCTCGCGCCGCTCCCCTTTCGAGATGCCCTCGATCCGCAAGGCGATTATGCCACGAACAAAGTCGGGCGCCGCACGCAACATCAAATCACGCACGGCCTGTTCGCCTACGATACGATGCAGCTCGTCAACGGGGTGAAGCTCGCCGTGAGCGGCCGCCTCGATCGATGGGGCTACGATACGGAAACGAAGACGTACGCCACCCCCGAGCGCGCTGCCTCCGAAACCTCCGCGGACCGCGATGCCTTCGCGGCGACATTTCGGACCGGCCTCGTCCTCCAGCCGAGCACGTGGCTCACCTTTTACGGTGTTGCAGGCACCGCGTTCACCCCCGTGCGCACCGTTCCAACCGATGGCCGCACCCTGGATCCCGAGCGCGGTCGTCAATACGAATTGGGCGCCCGCGTGGATGCCTTCGACCGACGCGTGCACTTCGATTTTGCCGCGTACAATCTGAAAAAGACCCACGTGGTCGTCTCACGGCACGCGGGCGAGTACGATCAGGCCGGATCGCAGACCTCCCGCGGCATCGAAGCCAGCCTCACCGCGGAACCCATCGAGCCGCTCTCGCTGCGAATCGGGTACGCGTACACGCTCGCCCGTTACGATCGGTATGTTACGCCCGATGCCGATTTTGCCGGAAAGACGCCGGCGTATGTGCCCGACCATTCGCTGACCGCGTGGGGGACGTACCGCTTTCCGTGGGGGCTCGGGGCCGGGGCGGGCGTGCGCGTGGTCGGGGATCAATGGGCCAACGTCGAGAACACGGTGCCCATGCCGGCCTATGCGCTCGTGAGCGCCGCAGGGTATTACAAAGTTGGCCAATTCGAATTTGCCGTCAATGTCGACAATATCTTCGGTGCCGAGCGCTATTTCGTATCGGCCATCAATGGAACCCAGGTCACGCCGGGGGCTCCGCGCACGGTGCTTTTCACGCTGAGGATCAAATCGTGA
- a CDS encoding TetR family transcriptional regulator, whose translation MSKASSAPPARPRGRPGKARPALLEAAVREFSEKGYEGATTAGIARRAKSTQPLVHHHFGSKEQLFRAVLDSLFGELRVAVLPDEARLETPSALVRRFTLFTARRPELARIWLIENAKRGRHASYIMEKHIVPLTERLRPLLETAMAAGVFPKVDVPLLFYAVQGLASYPFLVPEQVRRLSGCPASSPEFAEQYTQTVLAILRFPAD comes from the coding sequence GTGTCGAAAGCGTCCTCTGCGCCGCCCGCCCGCCCTCGCGGGCGCCCGGGAAAAGCGCGGCCTGCCTTGCTGGAGGCGGCCGTTCGCGAATTCTCCGAGAAGGGGTACGAAGGTGCGACGACCGCGGGCATTGCGCGCCGCGCAAAGTCGACGCAGCCGTTGGTGCACCATCATTTCGGCAGCAAGGAGCAGCTCTTTCGCGCGGTTCTCGATTCGCTCTTCGGCGAGCTCCGTGTGGCCGTCCTGCCCGACGAGGCGCGCCTCGAGACGCCCAGCGCGCTGGTTCGCCGGTTCACGTTGTTCACGGCCAGGCGGCCCGAGCTGGCGCGCATCTGGCTCATCGAGAACGCCAAACGCGGGCGCCACGCGAGCTACATCATGGAGAAGCACATCGTCCCGCTCACGGAACGCCTGCGCCCGCTGCTGGAGACGGCGATGGCCGCCGGCGTGTTTCCCAAGGTCGACGTGCCGTTGCTCTTCTATGCCGTGCAAGGTCTCGCGAGCTATCCATTCCTGGTGCCCGAGCAGGTGCGACGGCTCTCGGGCTGCCCTGCGAGTAGCCCTGAGTTCGCAGAACAGTACACCCAGACGGTGCTCGCCATTCTCCGCTTCCCAGCGGACTAA
- a CDS encoding amidohydrolase — MNDKVEGEDGSPYRVDVHCHHIPDFYRLSLEEHGLFTAGGIPFPAWSPELAVHFMDNYSIQVQVVSISEPGVYYLRTADERCALARRINDYTTETLVRSSNPTLAGRFGGFAVLPLGDLGNPSDTKHAAAEAERSLTRLGMDGVGLYSNYHGVYLGDPRFGPLLKALNDLGAMVFIHPVTPPAAPDIPTSKLTFLYEFPFDTTRSVVSMLYANVFNDYPNIRWLVAHAGGTIPFLAYRTSLLSPGNTHYSKLFYDTALSPAPSAMKSVREVTDVSHILFATDWPFSSALFPSSGNPAPQLAETFDAQELRRVERLNALAQFPNLVPQEKR, encoded by the coding sequence ATGAACGACAAGGTCGAGGGCGAGGACGGATCGCCGTACCGCGTGGACGTGCACTGCCATCACATCCCCGACTTCTATCGCCTATCCCTGGAGGAACACGGCCTCTTCACCGCGGGCGGCATCCCGTTCCCCGCCTGGTCACCGGAGCTCGCCGTCCACTTCATGGACAACTATAGCATCCAAGTGCAGGTCGTCTCCATCTCGGAGCCCGGTGTCTACTATTTGCGCACGGCCGACGAGCGATGCGCACTCGCACGCCGCATCAACGACTACACGACCGAGACACTCGTTCGAAGTTCCAACCCCACACTGGCGGGCCGCTTTGGTGGCTTCGCCGTCTTGCCGCTGGGAGACCTCGGCAACCCCTCGGACACGAAGCATGCCGCGGCCGAGGCGGAGCGCTCCCTCACCCGACTCGGGATGGACGGCGTGGGACTCTATAGCAATTACCATGGGGTCTATTTGGGCGATCCTCGCTTTGGGCCGCTCCTGAAGGCCTTGAACGATCTCGGGGCCATGGTGTTCATCCACCCGGTCACGCCCCCGGCCGCACCGGACATCCCCACCTCGAAGCTCACGTTTTTGTACGAGTTCCCCTTCGATACGACCCGCTCCGTGGTGAGCATGCTTTACGCGAACGTCTTCAACGATTATCCGAATATTCGCTGGCTCGTGGCCCACGCCGGCGGAACGATTCCATTTCTCGCGTACCGCACCAGTTTGCTGTCGCCCGGCAACACCCACTATTCCAAGTTGTTTTACGACACCGCCCTCTCCCCCGCCCCATCGGCGATGAAATCCGTGCGTGAAGTCACCGACGTTTCGCACATCTTGTTCGCCACCGATTGGCCTTTCAGCTCGGCGCTATTCCCCTCCTCCGGAAATCCGGCGCCGCAACTGGCCGAAACCTTCGACGCGCAGGAGCTTCGCAGGGTCGAGCGGCTCAACGCCCTCGCGCAATTCCCCAACCTCGTCCCGCAGGAGAAGCGATGA
- a CDS encoding alpha/beta fold hydrolase: MSTFPTPTSRTLAFGRRKIHVSELGAGFPVLLLHGGGPGASGMPTYVRNIETLARHFRIVVPDLQGYGRSSKGVDRMDPFGDEADAMLGLMDALEIRKAHFVGNSLGGACALRIALEHPSRAASLVLMGPGGVNTTRSLPTRGLNALLDFYAGGPPTLEKVRHFIHEYLVFDATQVPDSLIEERFRASLDPEILASPPLRRPNGIPRFRHLDFTRDPRLRDCDIPTLVLWGMEDKVNRPSGGKALQSRMRRCDLHLFARAGHWVQWERAAEFNAMTTAFFLEHTPAGSA, translated from the coding sequence ATGAGCACTTTCCCCACGCCGACGTCACGCACCCTTGCTTTCGGCCGGCGCAAAATCCACGTCAGCGAACTTGGCGCCGGCTTTCCCGTGCTGCTGTTGCACGGCGGCGGCCCCGGTGCGTCCGGCATGCCCACCTACGTGCGCAACATCGAAACATTGGCGCGACACTTCCGCATCGTCGTGCCCGATCTGCAGGGCTACGGGCGCTCCAGCAAAGGCGTCGATCGCATGGATCCCTTTGGCGACGAGGCCGACGCCATGCTCGGATTGATGGACGCACTCGAGATTCGAAAGGCGCACTTCGTCGGCAATTCGCTGGGCGGCGCCTGTGCGTTGCGCATCGCGCTGGAGCATCCTTCCCGCGCCGCCTCGCTCGTGCTCATGGGGCCCGGCGGCGTCAACACCACGCGCTCGCTCCCCACGCGCGGACTCAATGCCCTTCTCGACTTTTACGCCGGTGGGCCGCCCACCCTGGAAAAAGTGCGCCACTTCATCCACGAGTACCTCGTATTCGATGCCACGCAAGTGCCAGATTCGCTCATCGAGGAGCGATTTCGAGCGAGCCTCGATCCGGAGATCCTCGCGTCGCCGCCCCTCCGGCGCCCCAATGGCATTCCTCGCTTCCGCCATCTCGACTTCACCCGCGACCCGCGCCTTCGCGACTGCGACATACCGACCTTGGTCCTTTGGGGAATGGAGGACAAAGTGAATCGCCCCAGCGGCGGCAAAGCCCTGCAATCGCGCATGCGGCGATGCGATCTCCATCTTTTCGCGCGCGCGGGCCATTGGGTGCAATGGGAGCGCGCCGCCGAATTCAACGCCATGACCACGGCCTTTTTTCTCGAGCACACGCCCGCGGGGTCCGCATGA
- a CDS encoding VOC family protein, which translates to MSLFGKTKMGYALVESMHLAPWRTLLEEGIGLQVAHADEEQLAFRMDGHARRIIVRRGPAEDVIATGWQLENDAALDTVVARCRARGIDVASGSAEAAKERGVASFVTVQGPKGLPIELFTEATRAETPLEMLASGFVTGDGGMGHIALTTRLPDDVERFWGELFDARLSDRVAQRIAGVMLDIAFLRLNERHHSMAIAATRGLRLDPLRTKVQHVNVEAASIDDIERAFERCRHLGFEMAHEIGQHPNDHQISFYVITPSGFEFELGWNARKVDEASWRTASYDAISSWGHKPERAGLVHRLAENAGNFARGLHSLLNPEYAPLRKP; encoded by the coding sequence ATGAGTCTCTTTGGAAAAACCAAAATGGGGTATGCGCTGGTCGAATCGATGCACCTCGCGCCGTGGCGCACACTCCTCGAAGAAGGCATCGGGCTGCAGGTCGCCCATGCGGACGAAGAGCAACTTGCCTTTCGCATGGACGGGCATGCCCGCCGCATCATCGTCCGCCGCGGCCCCGCGGAAGACGTCATCGCCACCGGATGGCAGCTCGAGAACGACGCGGCGCTCGACACCGTCGTCGCGCGCTGTCGGGCGCGGGGCATCGACGTCGCATCCGGCTCGGCGGAGGCGGCCAAGGAGCGCGGCGTCGCGTCCTTCGTGACCGTCCAGGGCCCAAAAGGCCTGCCCATCGAGCTCTTCACGGAGGCCACCCGCGCGGAGACACCGCTCGAAATGCTGGCCAGCGGCTTCGTCACCGGCGACGGCGGAATGGGCCACATCGCCCTCACCACGCGGCTTCCCGACGACGTGGAGCGATTCTGGGGGGAGCTCTTCGACGCGCGACTGAGCGATCGCGTCGCCCAGCGCATCGCCGGCGTCATGCTGGACATTGCCTTCCTGCGCCTCAACGAGCGGCACCACTCGATGGCCATCGCCGCCACGCGCGGCCTGCGCCTCGATCCACTCCGCACCAAGGTGCAGCACGTCAACGTCGAGGCCGCGTCCATCGACGATATCGAGCGTGCGTTCGAGCGCTGCCGGCACCTCGGCTTCGAAATGGCGCATGAAATCGGGCAGCACCCCAACGATCACCAGATATCGTTTTACGTAATCACCCCCTCCGGGTTCGAGTTCGAGCTCGGGTGGAATGCGCGAAAGGTCGACGAGGCCTCGTGGCGGACGGCCTCGTACGACGCGATCAGCTCCTGGGGGCACAAGCCGGAGCGCGCGGGCCTCGTCCACCGGCTCGCGGAGAACGCCGGCAATTTCGCCCGGGGGCTGCATTCGCTCCTGAATCCCGAGTACGCACCATTGCGCAAGCCATGA
- a CDS encoding bifunctional 3-(3-hydroxy-phenyl)propionate/3-hydroxycinnamic acid hydroxylase, translating into MSVDVVISGLGPTGLALAHLLGRRGHRVVVLEREPEFYGHARAVYTDDECMRIFQSANLATELQAKMLLETPCQWVGPHGEVMGQYFPTKRPFGWPVVNFFYQPYLETSLAEHLARYPDVHVHRGRELTGFEQDEDGVTVTHQGTNGDTSTVRARYLIGADGGRSTVRTLLGISMTGKNFPEPWLVVDLVSKGPGTGDGLRHLPYFNFHCDPECPAVSCPQPDGHHRFEFMLRPGQTKEDMEKPETVRRYLSRFVDPDRFEVKRRLVYTFNALVANRWRERRVFLAGDAAHMTPQFMGQGMSSGLRDAYNLAWKLDAALRGKAGNALLDTYEAERRHHAKAMIDISVRMKQMVSASTPWGAAVRDAVAAIIRKTPPLREWVRQGGFKPTPTYEPGYFGIARSRRGGPEGRLVPQPEVRRRDGRRVLLDEVLGEGFALVGLGLDPRAELSASSRNFLDGWGASYVTLFGYGERPQGHRGVAHSTPAGLSEVEDLEGNMVRWCHKGDIPAGATLLIRPDKFLYGVGKASSLDPIVKDLRSRLGAGITHH; encoded by the coding sequence ATGAGCGTCGATGTCGTCATCTCCGGGCTCGGCCCGACGGGTCTCGCGCTCGCGCACCTCCTCGGACGGCGCGGGCATCGTGTGGTCGTGCTGGAGCGCGAACCCGAGTTCTACGGCCATGCACGCGCCGTCTATACGGACGACGAGTGCATGCGCATCTTTCAATCGGCCAACCTCGCCACCGAGCTCCAAGCGAAGATGCTGCTCGAAACGCCGTGCCAGTGGGTGGGCCCGCACGGCGAGGTGATGGGGCAGTATTTCCCGACGAAACGGCCCTTCGGGTGGCCGGTGGTGAACTTCTTTTACCAGCCGTACCTCGAGACGTCGCTGGCCGAGCATTTGGCGCGCTACCCGGACGTGCACGTGCATCGCGGACGCGAGCTCACCGGATTCGAGCAAGACGAAGACGGCGTCACCGTCACGCACCAGGGGACGAACGGCGACACCAGTACGGTCCGCGCGCGCTATTTGATTGGCGCCGACGGCGGCCGCAGCACCGTGCGAACGCTGCTCGGTATTTCCATGACGGGAAAGAACTTTCCCGAGCCATGGCTGGTGGTCGACCTCGTATCGAAGGGCCCCGGCACCGGGGACGGACTCCGGCATTTGCCCTATTTCAATTTTCATTGCGATCCAGAGTGCCCCGCGGTGAGCTGTCCCCAGCCCGACGGCCACCATCGCTTCGAGTTCATGCTCAGGCCGGGCCAGACGAAGGAGGACATGGAGAAGCCCGAAACGGTGCGGCGGTATCTGTCACGATTCGTCGATCCGGATCGCTTCGAGGTCAAACGGCGCCTGGTCTACACCTTCAACGCACTGGTGGCGAACCGCTGGCGCGAGCGCCGTGTGTTCCTGGCCGGAGACGCTGCGCACATGACGCCGCAGTTCATGGGCCAGGGAATGAGCTCTGGATTGCGCGATGCGTACAACCTCGCGTGGAAATTGGATGCCGCCCTGCGGGGCAAGGCGGGAAATGCGCTCTTGGACACGTACGAGGCCGAACGGCGACACCACGCCAAGGCGATGATCGATATTTCCGTGCGCATGAAGCAAATGGTGTCGGCCTCCACGCCGTGGGGCGCCGCCGTTCGCGATGCCGTGGCCGCCATCATCCGGAAGACGCCACCCCTGCGCGAATGGGTTCGTCAGGGCGGGTTCAAACCCACGCCCACGTATGAACCGGGCTACTTCGGTATCGCGCGATCGCGCCGCGGCGGACCGGAGGGGCGCCTCGTACCCCAACCCGAAGTGCGTCGCCGGGACGGCCGCCGCGTGCTGCTCGACGAGGTGCTCGGCGAGGGTTTCGCGCTCGTCGGCCTCGGGCTCGATCCACGCGCGGAGCTGTCGGCGTCCTCGCGCAACTTCCTCGATGGATGGGGCGCGTCGTACGTTACGTTGTTTGGATATGGCGAACGGCCCCAAGGCCACCGTGGCGTGGCACACTCGACCCCGGCCGGGTTGTCCGAGGTGGAAGATCTCGAGGGGAACATGGTTCGCTGGTGCCACAAGGGTGACATTCCAGCTGGCGCCACCCTGCTGATTCGGCCGGACAAGTTTCTATACGGCGTTGGGAAGGCCTCGAGTTTGGATCCTATCGTGAAGGATTTACGCTCCCGTCTCGGCGCCGGGATCACCCACCATTGA
- a CDS encoding response regulator yields the protein MVVDDDAENREALQMLLEHCGSRITTAVDVPDALAKFEVEVPDVLLSDIGMPGEDGYDLIRRVRARSKAHGGEVPAAALTAYAEAEARQNALRSGFMMHIPKPVNADQLVLLVSQLARMTS from the coding sequence TTGGTCGTAGATGACGATGCAGAGAACCGCGAAGCTCTGCAAATGCTGCTCGAGCACTGCGGTTCGCGGATCACCACGGCCGTTGACGTACCCGATGCGCTGGCCAAGTTCGAGGTGGAAGTACCGGATGTTCTGCTTTCGGACATCGGCATGCCAGGTGAAGACGGCTACGACCTGATCCGACGCGTGCGAGCTCGGTCGAAGGCTCACGGCGGAGAGGTTCCCGCCGCGGCGCTCACGGCCTATGCGGAAGCGGAAGCGCGGCAAAACGCCTTGCGCTCGGGCTTCATGATGCACATTCCGAAGCCCGTCAATGCCGACCAATTGGTGTTGCTCGTAAGTCAGCTCGCACGCATGACGTCGTGA
- a CDS encoding AraC family transcriptional regulator has product MAQTQASSNEKIQSFFIPTVIAYVRASGGDAESLERKYGIPASLPMHEGMLAPFSLIRDVSEEAAQSLGDPFLGLHLALAHKRGSYGPPSAPTRCAWVVEFAARSAPTVGAAILRFARYQHLVNNLRPFVIELGATDFIVAHRHGIGRQLHEFTLALVLNMMREFSSPSIHAQRVLFMHPRPSDVSELVRFFGTEEIEFGQSANTLFFPVDVSEMPIHAVDDDLLALLDAFVQRDAPATSNKEDLIAPIRRYVHEALRDGAPSVERAAAIMHTSVRTLQRRLDDAGTTFNELVDGVRHALAVQYLQNPELSISEVAYLTGYSEVRPFARAFRRWTGLAPGQYRASRMQ; this is encoded by the coding sequence ATGGCGCAGACACAGGCCAGCTCCAACGAAAAGATACAGTCGTTTTTCATCCCCACCGTCATTGCTTATGTGCGCGCGTCGGGTGGCGACGCCGAATCTCTCGAACGCAAGTACGGCATCCCCGCGAGCCTTCCGATGCACGAAGGCATGCTCGCGCCATTCAGTTTGATCCGGGACGTGAGCGAAGAGGCTGCGCAGTCACTCGGAGACCCTTTTCTCGGCCTTCATCTGGCCCTGGCCCACAAGCGAGGCAGCTATGGCCCGCCTTCGGCGCCAACGCGTTGTGCGTGGGTCGTCGAGTTCGCGGCCCGCAGTGCGCCCACGGTGGGGGCGGCCATTTTGCGATTTGCGCGGTACCAGCACCTGGTCAACAACTTGAGGCCGTTCGTCATCGAATTGGGGGCCACGGATTTCATCGTTGCCCATCGACATGGCATTGGCCGCCAGCTGCACGAGTTTACCCTTGCACTCGTTTTGAACATGATGCGCGAATTCAGCTCCCCGTCGATCCATGCCCAACGCGTACTCTTCATGCATCCAAGGCCTTCCGATGTGTCGGAGCTGGTACGTTTCTTCGGCACGGAGGAAATCGAATTCGGCCAGAGCGCCAATACCCTCTTCTTTCCGGTTGACGTCTCGGAGATGCCCATTCATGCCGTCGACGACGACCTTTTGGCGCTTCTCGACGCCTTCGTTCAGCGGGATGCGCCCGCCACGAGCAACAAGGAAGACCTCATCGCGCCCATCCGTCGCTACGTGCATGAAGCGCTGCGCGATGGTGCCCCGTCGGTGGAGCGCGCGGCCGCCATCATGCACACGAGCGTGCGGACGCTTCAGCGGCGCCTCGACGACGCGGGAACGACCTTCAACGAGCTCGTCGACGGGGTGCGCCACGCCCTGGCCGTCCAGTATTTGCAGAACCCCGAATTGAGCATCAGCGAAGTCGCTTACCTCACGGGCTACTCCGAAGTGAGACCGTTCGCCCGCGCGTTTCGCCGGTGGACGGGCCTCGCCCCCGGGCAATACCGTGCTTCGCGGATGCAGTAG
- a CDS encoding peptidase M14 — protein MKSSWRTTPSSLRQILVSISAVAVWAYAGAAGCSSDSEGENDGDCDTRDGPPASGETLFAHVHYKDEADLQRVVQSYDVLEDADGEARWVSMLIDDPLKYEALVASGHRVDIVRREARHARLHLRSNTESAGIAGYPCYRTVEETHSALWQMASDYPHLAEVTSIGPSWKKKVGRGGYELLVLTLTNRAISAAKPILFVMGGLHPREYTTSETAVRFAEQMARGYGVDPDITWLLDHHELQVLPQANPDGRKIAEQGYYQRKNANDANGGRCADPPADDNHYGVDLNRNSSFRFNAGGSSADPCDEFYRGSGAASEPETDSLQKYLASIFADQRGPKIGDAAPSTASGVLITLHSFGRKVLYPWAWSAAAAPNAVQLATLGRKLGYLNGYTACQTGARGCLYVDSGSTDDWSYGELGIASYTIELGTDFFEKCAAYEQNVGPGNLKALLYAFKAARRPYQSPSGPDALQVIASPGSVVAGASVTLTATLDDTRFNGREPTQKIAAARYAVDGPSWSGGTTFAMRASDGAFDATREKVTASIDTTGWSSGRHIVLVEGRDVQGNWGVPSAVFVDVR, from the coding sequence ATGAAATCGTCATGGCGGACGACGCCGTCGTCTCTCCGGCAAATCCTCGTTTCGATCTCGGCGGTCGCCGTATGGGCTTACGCCGGTGCAGCGGGCTGTTCGAGTGACAGCGAGGGCGAGAACGACGGCGATTGTGACACGCGGGACGGACCTCCGGCCTCGGGCGAGACGCTCTTTGCCCATGTTCATTACAAGGACGAGGCCGATTTGCAGCGCGTGGTCCAATCCTACGACGTGCTCGAGGACGCCGACGGCGAGGCGCGGTGGGTCTCGATGCTCATCGACGATCCTCTGAAATACGAGGCTCTCGTGGCAAGCGGCCACCGCGTGGACATCGTTCGGCGCGAAGCGCGACATGCCCGCTTGCACCTTCGGTCCAACACCGAGTCGGCGGGTATTGCCGGGTATCCATGCTACCGCACCGTGGAGGAGACGCACTCGGCACTATGGCAAATGGCCTCCGACTATCCGCACCTCGCCGAGGTCACGAGCATCGGTCCGAGTTGGAAGAAGAAGGTAGGTCGCGGGGGCTACGAGCTCCTGGTTCTCACGCTGACGAACCGTGCGATCTCGGCGGCGAAGCCCATACTCTTCGTGATGGGCGGTCTTCACCCCCGCGAGTACACGACCTCCGAAACCGCCGTGCGTTTTGCCGAGCAGATGGCACGGGGGTATGGCGTGGATCCCGACATCACGTGGCTGTTGGACCATCACGAGTTGCAGGTGCTGCCGCAGGCAAACCCGGATGGGCGGAAGATCGCGGAACAGGGATATTACCAGCGAAAGAATGCGAACGATGCCAATGGCGGTCGGTGTGCCGATCCGCCGGCCGACGACAACCATTACGGCGTCGACTTGAATCGCAATAGCTCCTTCAGGTTCAACGCCGGCGGCTCCAGTGCGGACCCGTGTGACGAATTCTACCGCGGTTCGGGTGCGGCTTCGGAGCCCGAGACGGACAGCCTCCAGAAATACCTCGCATCGATTTTCGCCGATCAACGGGGCCCGAAGATTGGCGATGCGGCCCCGAGCACGGCGAGTGGTGTGCTCATCACGCTCCATAGCTTTGGACGAAAGGTCCTTTATCCATGGGCATGGAGCGCGGCGGCGGCGCCTAACGCCGTTCAGCTCGCGACATTGGGGCGCAAGTTGGGATACCTGAATGGCTACACCGCCTGCCAGACGGGGGCGCGTGGCTGCCTGTACGTCGACAGTGGCAGCACGGACGATTGGTCGTACGGAGAGCTGGGGATCGCTTCTTATACCATCGAATTGGGAACCGACTTCTTCGAGAAATGCGCGGCGTACGAGCAGAATGTCGGCCCCGGTAACTTGAAAGCCCTCCTCTATGCGTTCAAGGCTGCGCGAAGGCCCTATCAGTCTCCCTCGGGGCCGGACGCCCTTCAGGTCATCGCTTCGCCCGGCTCGGTGGTTGCGGGGGCATCGGTGACGTTGACCGCCACGCTGGACGACACACGTTTCAATGGCCGCGAGCCAACGCAGAAGATTGCGGCCGCGCGTTACGCGGTGGACGGGCCATCGTGGTCCGGAGGGACGACGTTCGCGATGAGGGCCAGCGACGGCGCCTTCGATGCGACGCGCGAAAAGGTGACCGCGTCCATCGACACCACCGGATGGTCCAGCGGCCGGCACATCGTGCTCGTCGAAGGGCGCGATGTCCAAGGCAACTGGGGTGTCCCGAGCGCGGTGTTCGTCGACGTGCGCTGA